The window CGAGGGCGAGGACTAACCCCCGAATTACGCGCCTCGCGAATCACGTCCGGTGCCGGCTGGGTGGGTGAAAACCCGCCGACTTCGTTCACTGGAGCACGCAACTGAACGCAATTCCGTCCCAAATCAGCACAAGGCACTGGCGAAATCGCTCGTTAACCAATATTCGTCCCGCTATCGGGCAAATTTAGGCGAAACAGCGTTGCCCGGTTAACGCCTTCCTGCGTTGTCTCTGGCATAGAGAAGCAGGGCATGGCGTCTTGGCGGCGTCGTGCAGGGGTTTCGCGCAAGGGTCCGTGAAGGCCTTTGCCATGGGAAGAAGAAAGCAAGATCATGTCGGTACGCATGGCTCTGGCCAAACTGTCTGCATGTGCCGCCGGATGCGCGATCATCGGCGGTGGTGCAGTGCATGTCGCTGAAACGCAGTCCGCGGGGGAACTGCAGTACAGCAAGCACAAGCAGGCCAAGGTGGCGGCGGTCGAGAAGCCGCGTCCGCGTATCGCCCAGCGCCAGATCCCCAAGCGCCCGCCGCTCAAGCGTGAGCGCGAGATCGTCAAGCCGCCGGCACCGCAGATGGCGATGATCCCGCTGCCCCCGCCCTATATCCCGCCTGCCAACCCGGTGAGCGCGGGTGGCGGCACCGCTGCGCCGGTGGTGGTGGGTAACGGTGGCGGTTTCGGCGGCTTCGGAGGCGGTTTCTTCGGCGGTTTCTTCGGTGGCAGCAGCGGCGGCGGTGGCGGTAACGTCATCATCAGTTCGACCACCACCGGATCGACGTCCGGCTCCAGCTCGACCTCGGGTTCCAGTTCCAGCTCCAGTTCGAGCGGTGGAGAAGGCACCACGACGACGACCACGACGACCACGACCTCCGGCAACGTGACCAGCACGTCCTCGACTTCGGGGAACGTCACCAGCACGTCGAGCACCTCGGGCAACGTGTCGAGCACGACCTCGGGCAATATTTCCAGCACGACCTCGACGACTTCGGGCAACATCAGCAGCACCACGTCGACGACGTCGGGCAATGTGACGAGCACGACCTCGGGGAACATCACCAGCACCTCGGGAAACATCACGAGCACGTCGGGCAACATCACCAGCTCGACCACGACTTCGGGGAATGTCTCGACGACCTCGGGCGATTTCAGTTCGAGCACCACGTCGTCGAGCAGCTCCAGCTCCTCGTCGAGTTCGTCCAGCTCGTCGTCGTCTTCCTCGTCCAGTTCCAGCTCGTCTTCGTCGAGCTCGTCGTCGGGCGGGCATGACGGGCATCACCCGCACGATCCGCACGACGTGCCTGCGCCGCCGATGCTGATCCTGTTCGGCGCGGCCGCCGCTGCGGTGGTCGCACGCGGGCGGTTCGCAAAGCGCAAGCAGCAGGCCTGATACACGAAAAGGCGGGACCGCATGGCCCCGCCTTTTGTTTGTGCCAACGTGCTGCGCGCCTCGCCGCGCGGTGAGGCGAGGGCGCTTACCGATACTTGTCGGCGTTGATCTCGCGCCAGCGGTCGAGCCGATACCATTTGGTCAGGACATGCTTCACACCGCGAAGCACCGGGGTTCCGGCGTGGATGGTGCGATCGTTCGGCTTCCCGTCGCGTCCCATGTTGTTCCAGATCACCAGCGTGCCGGGCACCGGCGGGATCGCGACGCCCAGCTTCGTGAATTCGGTCTCG of the Novosphingobium sp. 9 genome contains:
- a CDS encoding PEP-CTERM sorting domain-containing protein, which codes for MALAKLSACAAGCAIIGGGAVHVAETQSAGELQYSKHKQAKVAAVEKPRPRIAQRQIPKRPPLKREREIVKPPAPQMAMIPLPPPYIPPANPVSAGGGTAAPVVVGNGGGFGGFGGGFFGGFFGGSSGGGGGNVIISSTTTGSTSGSSSTSGSSSSSSSSGGEGTTTTTTTTTTSGNVTSTSSTSGNVTSTSSTSGNVSSTTSGNISSTTSTTSGNISSTTSTTSGNVTSTTSGNITSTSGNITSTSGNITSSTTTSGNVSTTSGDFSSSTTSSSSSSSSSSSSSSSSSSSSSSSSSSSSSSSGGHDGHHPHDPHDVPAPPMLILFGAAAAAVVARGRFAKRKQQA